A single window of Streptomyces sudanensis DNA harbors:
- a CDS encoding peptide ABC transporter substrate-binding protein: MRGVKSAKWVAGAIAVAMAATACGGSKGDDGKGGSSSGKPAGYVSIDVGEPQKPLIPADTNETNGSYVIQSLFTQLLDFDAKGEIVYTNAESVETKDSKVWTVKLKKGWKFHNGEAVTSQSYIDAWNWYANSKNAQQNSFWFSDIQGYDDVHPEKGEPKTDKMSGLKAIDETTFTITLKTKVPYFNYKLGYATWAPLPKVFFDDPKAFGKKPVGNGPYQFERWDHKKLIQVKAFDGYQGPNKAANKGIQFKNYATVEAAYRDVVSGNLDIIRQVGPTDLPKYKADLGDGAIEQEYAAIQSLVPAFYSKPFKDVDPKVLQGLSMAIDRATITKTVLNNTRTPATSFTPPQVKGNQDLGTDVFTYNPAKAKKLVTEGGGVPGNKIFIQYNSDGGHKEWVTAVCESIRNATGVDCVGDPKPDFPTDLEARDNNQVKGMYRGGWVADYPVNVNFLKELYHSKAESNNGRFSDKEIDALMAKGDNASSLDEAVKSYQTVEKKLLEKMPAIPLWYYRINGGHGKGVDNVSVDFHGDLELTQVTVK, encoded by the coding sequence ATGCGCGGTGTCAAGAGCGCCAAGTGGGTGGCGGGCGCGATCGCCGTTGCCATGGCTGCCACGGCTTGCGGCGGGAGCAAGGGCGACGACGGCAAGGGCGGCAGCAGCAGCGGCAAGCCCGCCGGCTACGTGTCCATCGACGTCGGCGAGCCGCAGAAGCCCCTGATCCCGGCTGACACGAACGAGACCAACGGCTCGTACGTCATCCAGTCGCTCTTCACGCAGCTCCTCGACTTCGACGCCAAGGGCGAGATCGTCTACACGAACGCCGAGTCCGTGGAGACCAAGGACTCCAAGGTGTGGACGGTCAAGCTCAAGAAGGGCTGGAAGTTCCACAACGGCGAGGCCGTGACCTCCCAGTCGTACATCGACGCCTGGAACTGGTACGCCAACTCCAAGAACGCCCAGCAGAACTCCTTCTGGTTCTCCGACATCCAGGGCTACGACGACGTCCACCCGGAGAAGGGCGAGCCGAAGACCGACAAGATGTCCGGTCTGAAGGCGATCGACGAGACCACCTTCACGATCACGCTGAAGACGAAGGTCCCGTACTTCAACTACAAGCTCGGCTACGCCACCTGGGCCCCGCTGCCCAAGGTCTTCTTCGACGACCCGAAGGCGTTCGGCAAGAAGCCGGTCGGCAACGGCCCCTACCAGTTCGAGCGCTGGGACCACAAGAAGCTCATCCAGGTCAAGGCGTTCGACGGCTACCAGGGCCCGAACAAGGCCGCCAACAAGGGCATCCAGTTCAAGAACTACGCGACCGTCGAGGCCGCGTACCGCGACGTCGTCTCCGGCAACCTGGACATCATCCGCCAGGTCGGCCCGACGGACCTGCCGAAGTACAAGGCGGACCTGGGCGACGGCGCCATCGAGCAGGAGTACGCGGCCATCCAGTCGCTCGTCCCGGCCTTCTACAGCAAGCCGTTCAAGGACGTCGACCCCAAGGTCCTCCAGGGCCTGTCGATGGCGATCGACCGCGCCACGATCACCAAGACCGTCCTGAACAACACCCGCACCCCGGCGACCAGCTTCACGCCGCCGCAGGTCAAGGGCAACCAGGACCTGGGCACGGACGTCTTCACGTACAACCCGGCCAAGGCGAAGAAGCTCGTCACCGAGGGCGGCGGCGTCCCCGGCAACAAGATCTTCATCCAGTACAACAGCGACGGCGGCCACAAGGAGTGGGTGACCGCGGTCTGCGAGTCCATCCGCAACGCCACCGGCGTCGACTGCGTCGGCGACCCGAAGCCGGACTTCCCCACGGACCTCGAGGCCCGTGACAACAACCAGGTCAAGGGCATGTACCGCGGTGGCTGGGTGGCCGACTACCCGGTCAACGTGAACTTCCTCAAGGAGCTCTACCACTCCAAGGCCGAGTCCAACAACGGTCGCTTCTCCGACAAGGAGATCGACGCGCTGATGGCCAAGGGCGACAACGCCAGCTCGCTCGACGAGGCCGTCAAGTCCTACCAGACGGTCGAGAAGAAGCTGCTCGAGAAGATGCCGGCGATCCCGCTGTGGTACTACCGCATCAACGGCGGCCACGGCAAGGGCGTCGACAACGTCAGCGTCGACTTCCACGGCGACCTCGAGCTGACGCAGGTCACCGTCAAGTAA
- a CDS encoding ABC transporter permease translates to MGRYVARRLLQMIPVFIGSTFLIFSMMFALPGDPVRALAGEQNYDPAVIESIRKQLGLDQPLLLQYWNYLTNLVQGDFGVQIASQRPIADIIAEAFPVTIRLTLFAFAFTVLVGIGLGVIAGLKPNSLRDKSLLTLTLVLISMPSFVLGYLMQYVFAFQLGLVTPTVQDSESFGDLFLPAIVLGSLSLAYVARLTRTSMAENLRADYMRTAVAKGLPRRRIIGVHLLRNSLVPVVTFLGTDIGTLMTGAIVTEGIFNVKGVGYTIFDALIRREGATVVGIASLIVLVYLLMSLLVDLLYAVLDPRIRYA, encoded by the coding sequence ATGGGGCGCTATGTCGCACGACGACTGCTCCAGATGATCCCGGTGTTCATCGGGTCAACCTTTCTGATCTTCAGCATGATGTTCGCCCTGCCCGGCGACCCCGTCAGAGCGCTCGCGGGAGAGCAGAACTACGACCCGGCGGTCATCGAGTCGATCCGCAAGCAGCTCGGACTCGACCAGCCGCTGCTGCTCCAGTACTGGAACTACCTGACCAACCTGGTCCAGGGCGACTTCGGCGTCCAGATCGCCAGCCAGCGCCCCATCGCGGACATCATCGCGGAGGCGTTCCCGGTCACGATCCGCCTCACGCTCTTCGCCTTCGCCTTCACGGTGCTGGTGGGCATCGGCCTGGGCGTCATCGCGGGCCTGAAGCCCAACTCCCTGCGGGACAAGAGCCTGCTGACCCTGACCCTGGTGCTGATCTCGATGCCCTCCTTCGTGCTGGGCTACCTGATGCAGTACGTCTTCGCCTTCCAGCTCGGCCTGGTCACCCCGACCGTGCAGGACTCCGAGAGCTTCGGGGACCTCTTCCTGCCGGCCATCGTGCTCGGCTCCCTCTCCCTGGCGTACGTGGCCCGGCTCACCCGTACGTCGATGGCGGAGAACCTGCGCGCCGACTACATGCGCACCGCGGTCGCCAAGGGCCTGCCGCGCCGCCGCATCATCGGCGTCCACCTGCTGCGCAACTCGCTCGTGCCGGTGGTCACCTTCCTCGGCACCGACATCGGCACCCTGATGACCGGCGCCATCGTCACCGAGGGCATCTTCAACGTGAAGGGCGTCGGCTACACCATCTTCGACGCGCTCATCCGCCGCGAGGGCGCCACCGTCGTGGGCATCGCGTCGCTGATCGTCCTCGTCTACCTGCTCATGAGCCTGCTCGTCGACCTGCTGTACGCGGTCCTGGACCCGAGGATCCGGTATGCCTGA
- a CDS encoding ABC transporter permease produces MPETTAENAAENGGTTLEKAADKPIVPASASDIVAETGPAPGKPRSLWSDAWHDLRRQPMFLISAGLIALLLLIAFFPSLFTSASPRDADLAKHYLQPPNWGHFFQPDWLGYDGQGRSIYARVLYGARASILVGVGVTVLVTLLGTLVGMLAGYFGGWIDSLLSRVTDIFFGVPFLLGAMVVLSSFEKREVYVVIFALAFLGWTQIARVSRGAVITIKQADYVVAAKALGASTTRILTRHILPNALAPIIVVATIALGGYIAAEATLSFLGVGLAEPTVSWGVDVSSGREQLRNASYVLIIPSVMVSITVLSFLMFGDAVRNALDPKLR; encoded by the coding sequence ATGCCTGAGACAACCGCCGAGAACGCCGCCGAGAACGGCGGGACGACTCTCGAGAAGGCCGCCGACAAGCCGATCGTCCCGGCCTCGGCCTCCGACATCGTCGCCGAGACCGGCCCCGCCCCGGGCAAGCCGCGCAGCCTCTGGTCCGACGCCTGGCACGACCTGCGCCGCCAGCCGATGTTCCTGATATCGGCGGGGCTCATCGCGCTGCTGCTGCTGATCGCGTTCTTCCCGTCGCTGTTCACCAGCGCCTCGCCGCGCGACGCGGACCTGGCCAAGCACTACCTCCAGCCGCCGAACTGGGGCCACTTCTTCCAGCCGGACTGGCTCGGCTACGACGGCCAGGGCCGCTCCATCTACGCCCGCGTGCTCTACGGCGCCCGCGCGTCGATCCTCGTCGGCGTCGGCGTCACCGTCCTGGTCACGCTCCTCGGCACGCTGGTCGGCATGCTCGCCGGCTACTTCGGCGGATGGATCGACAGCCTGCTCTCCCGCGTCACGGACATCTTCTTCGGCGTCCCGTTCCTGCTCGGCGCGATGGTCGTGCTCAGCAGCTTCGAGAAGCGCGAGGTCTACGTGGTGATCTTCGCCCTGGCCTTCCTCGGCTGGACCCAGATCGCCCGTGTCTCCCGGGGCGCGGTCATCACCATCAAGCAGGCCGACTACGTCGTCGCCGCCAAGGCGCTGGGCGCCTCCACCACCCGCATCCTGACGCGGCACATCCTGCCCAACGCCCTCGCCCCGATCATCGTCGTCGCCACCATCGCGCTCGGCGGGTACATCGCGGCCGAGGCGACGCTGTCCTTCCTGGGCGTCGGCCTGGCGGAGCCGACCGTCTCCTGGGGCGTGGACGTCTCCAGCGGCCGCGAGCAGCTGCGCAACGCCTCCTACGTGCTGATCATCCCGTCCGTGATGGTCTCCATCACCGTCCTCTCGTTCCTCATGTTCGGCGATGCGGTACGCAACGCCCTCGACCCCAAGCTGCGCTGA
- the typA gene encoding translational GTPase TypA encodes MPTRHDIRNVAIVAHVDHGKTTIVDAMLKQAGAFAAHQLDSVDDRMMDSNDLEREKGITILAKNTAVKYHPKDGGAPITINIIDTPGHADFGGEVERGLSMVDGVVLLVDASEGPLPQTRFVLRKALQRRMPVILCINKTDRPDSRIDEVVNETYDLFLDLDADEDQIEFPIVYACGRDGVASLTKPEDGTVPADSTSLEPFFSTILDHIPAPVYDEDAPLQAHVTNLDADNFLGRIALLRVEQGELRKGQTVAWIKRDGTVANVRISELMMTEALTRKPAEKAGPGDICAVAGIPDIMIGETLADPENPIALPLITVDEPAISMTIGTNTSPLVGRGGTGKGADAKAAVKDRKVTARQVKDRLDRELIGNVSLRVLDTERPDAWEVQGRGELALAILVEQMRREGYELTVGKPQVVTKEIDGKLHEPVERMTIDVPEEHMGAVTQLMGVRKGRMDNMSNHGSGWVRMEFVVPSRGLIGFRTEFLTQTRGTGIAHSIHEGHEPWFGALQTRNNGSLVADRSGVVTAFAMTNLQERGVLFVEPGTEVYEGMIVGENSRSDDMDVNITKEKKLTNMRSSSADSFEAIVPPRKLSLEQSLEFCRDDECVEVTPEAVRIRKVNLDARERARAASRAKHG; translated from the coding sequence ATGCCCACGCGCCACGACATCCGTAACGTAGCCATCGTCGCCCACGTCGACCACGGCAAGACGACCATCGTCGACGCCATGCTCAAGCAGGCGGGTGCCTTCGCCGCCCACCAGCTCGACTCCGTCGACGACCGCATGATGGACTCGAACGACCTGGAGCGTGAGAAGGGCATCACGATCCTCGCCAAGAACACGGCGGTGAAGTACCACCCCAAGGACGGCGGGGCCCCGATCACCATCAACATCATCGACACCCCCGGCCACGCCGACTTCGGCGGCGAGGTCGAGCGCGGCCTGTCGATGGTCGACGGCGTGGTGCTCCTCGTGGACGCCTCCGAGGGCCCGCTCCCGCAGACCCGCTTCGTGCTCCGCAAGGCCCTCCAGCGCCGGATGCCGGTCATCCTCTGCATCAACAAGACGGACCGCCCGGACTCCCGGATCGACGAGGTCGTCAACGAGACGTACGACCTCTTCCTGGACCTGGACGCCGACGAGGACCAGATCGAGTTCCCGATCGTCTACGCCTGCGGCCGCGACGGCGTCGCCTCGCTGACCAAGCCGGAGGACGGCACGGTCCCCGCCGACTCCACCAGCCTGGAGCCGTTCTTCTCGACGATCCTGGACCACATCCCGGCCCCGGTGTACGACGAGGACGCCCCCCTCCAGGCCCACGTCACCAACCTCGACGCCGACAACTTCCTCGGCCGCATCGCGCTGCTCCGCGTCGAGCAGGGCGAACTGCGCAAGGGCCAGACGGTCGCGTGGATCAAGCGGGACGGCACCGTCGCCAACGTGCGCATCAGCGAGCTGATGATGACCGAGGCGCTGACCCGCAAGCCGGCCGAGAAGGCCGGTCCGGGTGACATCTGCGCCGTCGCCGGCATCCCCGACATCATGATCGGCGAGACGCTGGCCGACCCGGAGAACCCGATCGCGCTGCCGCTGATCACGGTCGACGAGCCGGCCATCTCCATGACCATCGGCACCAACACCTCGCCGCTGGTCGGCCGGGGCGGCACCGGCAAGGGCGCCGACGCCAAGGCCGCCGTCAAGGACCGCAAGGTCACCGCCCGCCAGGTGAAGGACCGCCTGGACCGCGAGCTGATCGGCAACGTCTCGCTGCGCGTCCTGGACACCGAGCGCCCCGACGCCTGGGAGGTGCAGGGCCGCGGCGAGCTGGCGCTGGCCATCCTGGTGGAGCAGATGCGCCGCGAGGGGTACGAGCTGACCGTCGGCAAGCCGCAGGTGGTCACCAAGGAGATCGACGGCAAGCTCCACGAGCCCGTCGAGCGCATGACGATCGACGTGCCCGAGGAGCACATGGGCGCCGTCACGCAGCTCATGGGCGTCCGCAAGGGCCGCATGGACAACATGTCGAACCACGGCTCCGGCTGGGTCCGCATGGAGTTCGTCGTCCCGTCGCGCGGCCTCATCGGCTTCCGTACGGAGTTCCTGACGCAGACGCGCGGCACGGGCATCGCCCACTCCATCCACGAGGGCCACGAGCCGTGGTTCGGCGCGCTCCAGACCCGCAACAACGGCTCGCTCGTCGCCGACCGCTCCGGCGTCGTCACCGCTTTCGCGATGACCAACCTCCAGGAGCGCGGCGTCCTCTTCGTGGAGCCGGGCACCGAGGTGTACGAGGGCATGATCGTCGGTGAGAACTCCCGCTCCGACGACATGGACGTCAACATCACCAAGGAGAAGAAGCTCACGAACATGCGGTCGTCCTCGGCCGACTCGTTCGAGGCGATCGTCCCGCCGCGCAAGCTCTCCCTGGAGCAGTCGCTGGAGTTCTGCCGCGACGACGAGTGCGTCGAGGTGACCCCGGAGGCCGTCCGCATCCGCAAGGTCAACCTGGACGCGCGCGAGCGCGCCCGCGCGGCCTCCCGCGCCAAGCACGGCTGA
- a CDS encoding ABC transporter ATP-binding protein: MTTIEKTGDTPVPSGAADGTRPLLEVRDLHVEFHTRDGVAKAVNGVNYSVSSGETLAVLGESGSGKSVTAQAIMGILDMPPGRIPKGEILFHGQDMLKMSAEERRRIRGRKIAMIFQDALSSLNPVLSVGYQLGEMFRVHLGLSKKDAKAKAVELMDRVKIPAAKARVNDYPHQFSGGMRQRIMIAMALALEPDLIIADEPTTALDVTVQAQVMELLAELQREFNMGLILITHDLGVVADVADKIAVMYAGRIVETAPVHELYKRPAHPYTRGLLDSIPRLDQKGQELYAIKGLPPNLTRIPTGCAFNPRCPKAQDVCRTDLPPLHRVTEQDGTELVGRGSACHFWKETIHG, encoded by the coding sequence GTGACCACCATCGAAAAGACCGGGGACACCCCCGTGCCGAGCGGTGCCGCGGACGGCACCCGGCCGCTGCTCGAAGTGCGCGACCTCCACGTGGAGTTCCACACCCGGGACGGCGTCGCCAAGGCCGTCAACGGAGTGAACTACTCGGTCAGCTCCGGCGAGACCCTCGCCGTGCTGGGCGAGTCGGGCTCCGGCAAGTCCGTGACGGCGCAGGCCATCATGGGCATCCTCGACATGCCCCCGGGGCGCATCCCCAAGGGCGAGATCCTCTTCCACGGCCAGGACATGCTCAAGATGTCCGCCGAGGAGCGCCGCCGCATCCGCGGCCGGAAGATCGCGATGATCTTCCAGGACGCGCTGTCGTCGCTCAACCCGGTGCTCTCCGTGGGCTACCAGCTCGGCGAGATGTTCCGCGTCCACCTCGGCCTGTCCAAGAAGGACGCCAAGGCCAAGGCCGTCGAGCTGATGGACCGGGTGAAGATCCCGGCCGCCAAGGCCCGGGTGAACGACTACCCGCACCAGTTCTCCGGCGGCATGCGCCAGCGCATCATGATCGCCATGGCGCTGGCCCTGGAGCCGGACCTGATCATCGCCGACGAGCCGACGACCGCGCTCGACGTGACGGTCCAGGCCCAGGTCATGGAGCTGCTCGCGGAGCTCCAGCGCGAGTTCAACATGGGCCTCATCCTGATCACCCACGACCTCGGCGTCGTCGCCGACGTCGCGGACAAGATCGCGGTGATGTACGCGGGCCGCATCGTCGAGACGGCCCCCGTCCACGAGCTCTACAAGCGCCCCGCCCACCCCTACACGCGCGGCCTGCTGGACTCGATCCCGCGTCTGGACCAGAAGGGCCAGGAGCTCTACGCCATCAAGGGCCTGCCGCCCAACCTGACGCGCATCCCCACCGGTTGCGCGTTCAACCCGCGGTGCCCGAAGGCCCAGGACGTCTGCCGCACCGATCTTCCGCCGCTGCACCGGGTCACCGAGCAGGACGGAACCGAGCTCGTCGGCCGCGGCAGTGCGTGCCACTTCTGGAAGGAGACGATCCATGGCTGA